In Wolbachia endosymbiont of Spodoptera picta, a single window of DNA contains:
- the glyS gene encoding glycine--tRNA ligase subunit beta — MLSQLLFECLSEEIPSRMQNSSAAQVKSYITNAFSKNNVKFASIEVYVTARRIALFIDGISALELKDSNNEIKGPRVNAPKSAIEGFLRKNRKGEEDLLIRKVNDEDFYFIKRESCLFNINGFLKNQLEEMLKNFSWPKSMRWSERKERWVRPIKNILCILNDEIIPISFAGVTACNVTYGHRFLSGDAVLTVKTPKDYLELLEKNNVILQLDKRKQFILDQINKFTKEENLQLEKNDYLLNELAGLIEWPIVLFGKVKSSELPKEVILSIINTQQKYLALSDGQKISHFVTVVNVNNNEVVKGHERILEARLADAQFLISQDKKENLDYYVKKLSSISFHASLGSVEEKVKRIIALSNYIAIFIPHASLIKVERAAYLAKADLATLIVKEFPGLQGVMSGYYASYFEEDKEVVEAITEHYKPIGSDQECPKSPTAIAVAIADKMDSLVGLIAAGEKISGSYDQFGLRRMTIGIIRTILENNLHIPIRLLIDKSVSLCSRLLLNKNITPVDKPSEKQISELVFKFCLERFKIILKNRNIRQDVVDSILYKVDINDLLKAEKQTVILDRYLSTKEGEQVLSTYKRASNMMSKVRKSDGTTYNASYSKKFLIEDEEIALSNCAIAACKNIKQAIENNDFNTALDELARFAPFINQFMDSVKINCDSNELRINRLSLLANVVSTFHLVAEFNLIQVKQLINAQAI; from the coding sequence ATGTTGTCACAATTATTGTTTGAATGTCTTTCAGAAGAAATTCCATCAAGAATGCAGAATTCATCTGCAGCTCAGGTTAAGAGCTATATCACTAATGCTTTTAGTAAAAATAATGTGAAATTTGCATCTATAGAAGTTTATGTGACTGCACGTCGCATTGCTCTTTTTATTGATGGCATAAGTGCTTTGGAGCTAAAAGATTCTAACAATGAGATTAAAGGACCAAGAGTTAATGCACCGAAAAGTGCTATCGAAGGTTTTTTGAGAAAAAATCGGAAAGGTGAAGAAGATTTACTCATTCGCAAAGTAAACGATGAAGATTTTTACTTCATTAAGAGAGAAAGCTGCTTATTTAACATCAACGGGTTTCTCAAAAATCAACTGGAGGAAATGCTAAAAAACTTTTCTTGGCCAAAGAGTATGAGATGGAGTGAAAGAAAAGAGAGATGGGTTAGGCCAATTAAAAATATTCTATGTATTTTAAATGACGAAATAATACCTATATCTTTTGCAGGGGTTACAGCATGCAACGTGACGTATGGTCATAGGTTTCTTTCAGGTGATGCAGTACTTACTGTTAAAACACCCAAAGACTATTTGGAATTGTTAGAAAAAAATAATGTCATTCTCCAGTTGGACAAAAGAAAGCAATTTATACTAGATCAGATTAATAAGTTTACAAAAGAGGAGAACTTACAACTTGAAAAAAATGATTATTTACTGAATGAATTGGCAGGGCTTATAGAGTGGCCAATAGTATTATTTGGTAAAGTAAAATCATCAGAATTACCGAAGGAAGTAATACTTAGTATAATTAATACGCAGCAAAAGTATCTTGCTTTAAGTGATGGACAGAAAATATCACATTTTGTTACTGTTGTAAATGTTAACAACAATGAAGTTGTTAAAGGCCATGAAAGAATATTAGAAGCACGTCTTGCTGATGCCCAGTTTTTGATATCTCAAGACAAGAAGGAAAACCTAGATTACTATGTCAAAAAATTGAGCTCTATTTCATTTCATGCTTCGCTCGGTAGCGTAGAAGAAAAAGTGAAGCGTATTATCGCTCTTTCAAATTATATAGCGATATTTATTCCACATGCTTCATTAATTAAAGTTGAACGTGCTGCATATTTAGCAAAGGCAGATCTTGCAACGTTGATAGTGAAAGAATTTCCGGGATTGCAAGGAGTAATGAGTGGATACTACGCTTCTTATTTTGAAGAGGATAAAGAAGTAGTGGAAGCTATAACTGAGCACTATAAGCCAATTGGATCGGACCAAGAATGCCCTAAATCTCCTACTGCGATTGCTGTAGCTATTGCAGACAAAATGGATAGTTTGGTTGGCTTAATTGCAGCAGGTGAGAAAATCTCTGGTTCGTATGATCAGTTTGGTTTGCGGAGAATGACAATTGGTATAATTAGAACAATACTTGAAAATAATTTGCATATTCCAATTAGATTGCTGATAGATAAGTCAGTATCTTTATGTTCAAGGCTTCTATTGAATAAAAATATAACTCCAGTTGATAAGCCAAGTGAAAAACAAATTTCAGAACTAGTATTTAAATTCTGCTTAGAAAGGTTCAAGATTATTTTAAAAAATAGAAATATAAGGCAAGATGTTGTAGATTCAATACTATATAAAGTCGATATTAATGATCTGCTGAAAGCGGAAAAGCAAACTGTGATATTGGATCGTTATCTTAGTACAAAAGAAGGTGAACAGGTTCTAAGCACTTATAAAAGAGCCAGTAACATGATGAGCAAAGTGAGAAAAAGTGATGGCACTACTTATAATGCATCTTACAGTAAGAAGTTTTTGATTGAAGATGAGGAGATTGCGCTATCAAATTGTGCTATAGCTGCTTGTAAAAACATCAAACAAGCGATAGAAAATAACGACTTTAATACAGCGCTTGATGAACTTGCTCGTTTTGCTCCATTTATCAATCAATTTATGGACAGTGTAAAGATTAACTGTGATTCTAATGAGCTTAGAATAAACAGGTTGTCTTTGCTTGCAAATGTTGTTTCTACCTTTCATTTAGTAGCAGAGTTTAACCTTATACAGGTTAAACAATTGATAAATGCTCAGGCAATATAA
- a CDS encoding Smr/MutS family protein, translating into MSDDELDWQKNVKPIECGKVTLKVDHKVNIKSMIDKGASSLQENFLNTDNGDSSFCLDYNTKLKIDRGKYFISDKLDLHGYSIDNAYCKLIDFIIKNYQAGNRCLLVITGHGNSTDKIDTIKNSLNKWLNDTKVRNMILYYQQAIKKHGGKGAFYVLLRRNKG; encoded by the coding sequence ATGTCAGATGATGAGTTAGATTGGCAAAAAAATGTTAAGCCAATAGAATGTGGAAAAGTTACTTTGAAAGTTGATCACAAAGTAAATATAAAATCTATGATTGATAAAGGTGCCTCTAGTTTACAAGAAAATTTTCTTAATACTGATAATGGTGATTCATCATTTTGTCTTGACTACAATACAAAATTAAAGATCGATAGGGGCAAATATTTTATAAGCGATAAACTCGATTTGCACGGCTATAGTATAGATAATGCTTATTGTAAATTGATAGATTTTATTATCAAAAATTATCAAGCAGGGAATAGGTGCTTATTGGTAATTACGGGGCATGGTAATAGTACAGATAAAATAGACACTATAAAGAATAGCTTAAATAAGTGGTTGAATGACACAAAAGTTCGGAATATGATCTTATACTATCAGCAAGCAATAAAAAAACATGGTGGCAAAGGAGCTTTTTATGTCTTATTAAGAAGAAATAAAGGTTAA
- the hemB gene encoding porphobilinogen synthase, giving the protein MFNFPNTRLRRRRSGKWIRNLTSESTLSVNDLIFPLFVHDGEETIEPISGLSDIKCYSIDGLISIIQKAKDSGINAVAIFPVVDSKLKSENAEEAYNPDNLICKAICAVKSNVPDIGIIADIALDPYTTHGHDGILKSSRIDVENDETVSALCKQALVLAKAGCDIVAPSDMMDGRIGKIRKTLDDNNFQNVSILSYAVKYCSSFYAPFRQVVGSCASSNFIDKSGYQMDYRNAREAICEIEMDIDEGADFIMIKPGMPYLDVIKTASEKFNFPIFAYQVSGEYAMIKAAANNGWLDYNRVIYESLIGFKRAGASAIFTYAALDVAKNLVST; this is encoded by the coding sequence ATGTTTAATTTCCCAAATACAAGGTTAAGGCGTAGGCGCTCAGGCAAGTGGATTCGCAATTTAACAAGTGAAAGCACTTTATCAGTAAATGATTTGATTTTTCCCTTATTTGTTCATGACGGAGAAGAAACAATTGAGCCAATTTCTGGCTTATCTGATATCAAATGTTATTCAATAGATGGATTAATTTCTATAATTCAGAAAGCTAAGGACTCGGGGATTAATGCTGTTGCAATTTTTCCTGTAGTTGATAGTAAACTAAAATCTGAAAACGCCGAGGAAGCGTACAATCCTGACAATTTAATCTGTAAAGCAATTTGTGCTGTAAAATCAAATGTACCGGATATTGGCATTATTGCAGACATTGCACTAGACCCATACACTACTCACGGTCATGATGGCATTTTAAAAAGCAGTAGGATAGATGTAGAAAATGACGAGACTGTGTCAGCATTATGTAAGCAAGCACTTGTTTTAGCAAAAGCAGGATGCGATATAGTTGCTCCTTCTGATATGATGGATGGCAGGATAGGAAAAATAAGAAAAACATTGGATGATAATAACTTTCAGAATGTGTCAATATTGTCCTATGCAGTAAAGTACTGTTCTAGCTTCTATGCGCCGTTCAGGCAAGTTGTCGGTTCGTGCGCATCATCAAATTTCATCGACAAAAGTGGTTATCAAATGGATTATAGAAATGCACGTGAAGCAATCTGCGAAATCGAAATGGATATAGATGAAGGTGCAGATTTTATTATGATAAAGCCGGGTATGCCATACTTAGATGTAATAAAAACAGCAAGTGAAAAGTTTAATTTTCCGATTTTTGCTTACCAAGTAAGCGGTGAATACGCAATGATAAAAGCTGCAGCAAATAATGGCTGGCTGGATTATAACAGAGTGATTTATGAGTCCTTAATTGGTTTTAAACGTGCAGGTGCAAGTGCAATATTTACCTATGCTGCACTTGATGTTGCAAAAAATTTGGTATCTACTTAG
- a CDS encoding phosphatidylglycerophosphatase codes for MGIFFQFLGKVLGKVFPAKIVSSFLGVGYLPGWQHYWSSFLILFITDIILMLTYGGDFILYKMPNTGIVVAAIFTKLAIVMLVLQLVAISIFHIQDPSASSDENIVIQIASGQVLTVALSMPAIMSIYYTVSKFYLSICKAILQCPFWFNDLMHLFFFFIIPYLFFNIVEVIKPWPISTIQLSYNNAISITFEGIFHVFYAVILLYLTAFIFCDLTMHDAIVLNKSIFEYVKESSIALSDYFHGTIKKISIE; via the coding sequence ATGGGGATTTTTTTTCAATTTTTGGGTAAGGTGCTAGGCAAGGTTTTTCCTGCCAAAATAGTAAGCTCTTTTTTAGGAGTAGGGTATTTACCGGGTTGGCAGCATTATTGGTCTTCTTTTCTAATATTATTTATTACCGACATTATATTAATGCTTACATACGGAGGTGATTTTATACTATATAAAATGCCGAATACAGGCATAGTTGTAGCTGCCATTTTTACCAAGCTAGCAATAGTTATGTTAGTGCTGCAATTAGTTGCAATATCCATTTTTCACATTCAAGATCCTTCAGCCAGCAGTGATGAGAATATAGTAATACAAATAGCATCAGGACAGGTGCTGACTGTTGCGCTTTCGATGCCGGCAATAATGTCAATTTATTATACTGTAAGTAAATTCTATCTAAGTATATGTAAAGCAATACTTCAATGTCCATTTTGGTTTAATGATCTTATGCATTTGTTCTTTTTCTTTATAATACCTTATTTATTTTTTAATATTGTAGAAGTAATAAAACCATGGCCGATAAGTACGATACAGCTTAGTTATAACAATGCAATATCAATCACATTTGAAGGGATTTTTCATGTGTTTTATGCAGTGATTTTATTGTACTTGACTGCATTTATATTCTGCGATCTGACTATGCATGATGCGATTGTTTTAAACAAAAGCATATTTGAGTATGTAAAAGAAAGTTCAATAGCCTTGAGTGACTATTTTCATGGCACTATTAAAAAAATAAGTATAGAATAG
- the uvrC gene encoding excinuclease ABC subunit UvrC, whose translation MLRQYKEQIKSSPQSCGVYKMVGDKNKVLYIGKAKNLKSRLSDYLQFENLSERIRVMISQVIKVEIFITENEIEALLLEAQLIKSLKPSYNILLRDGKSYPYITISKHDYPRIAKYRGKFKKNEFHYYGPFPSAAAVKNTILSLQKAFLLRVCSDQYFSSTKRPCLEYQVKRCSAPCVDKITKDDYCKSVKQAQDTLLGRNKEVQRQLFSTMEKCSREMNYELAAVYRDRLKFLQQIQMQPMDFSFEEDADFFSIVREADLACIGVLSFRDKGNYGSIPYFIENCSDHPNDEILSTFLVNLYNPVNTPPAQIYVPDFIKDKEIIEQALYALTQKSIKVLYAKNSKERDLLNFIYNNSKHSLEQKLTDYRNNLEKLEELRKIFLLPNIPKRIEVYDNSHISGNQQVGVMIVAGQEGFLKSEYKKFTIKEESSGDDYKMMREVLTRRFSGNIKDIIPDFLLIDGGPGHVSIVQNVLEILNIKVPFACMAKGHDRNAGNERFYVPDREEFTLASDSKVMLYLQLLRNEAHRFAITSHRKKRDKQFFASQLSKISGVGSKRKKALMSHFGSVENISKASLAEIQNVPGISKGLAEIILQNVNSKKGTPK comes from the coding sequence ATGCTCAGGCAATATAAGGAACAAATCAAATCATCTCCACAATCCTGTGGCGTTTATAAGATGGTTGGAGATAAGAATAAGGTTTTATACATTGGTAAAGCAAAAAACTTGAAGTCGAGATTATCCGACTACCTTCAATTCGAAAACCTTTCTGAACGAATCAGAGTAATGATCTCACAGGTTATTAAGGTTGAAATATTCATCACTGAGAATGAAATCGAAGCATTGCTTCTTGAAGCACAGTTAATAAAATCGTTAAAACCATCTTATAATATTTTGCTTAGGGATGGAAAATCTTATCCTTATATAACAATTTCTAAGCATGATTATCCAAGAATAGCGAAATATAGAGGTAAGTTTAAGAAGAATGAGTTTCATTACTACGGCCCTTTTCCATCTGCCGCTGCTGTTAAGAACACTATATTATCATTGCAAAAAGCTTTTCTCTTAAGAGTATGTTCAGATCAATATTTCTCTTCAACAAAAAGACCATGTCTTGAGTATCAAGTTAAGCGCTGTTCAGCACCATGCGTAGATAAAATTACAAAAGATGATTACTGCAAATCAGTAAAACAAGCACAAGATACTCTGCTAGGAAGGAATAAAGAAGTGCAAAGACAGCTATTTTCTACAATGGAAAAGTGCAGTAGGGAGATGAACTACGAGCTTGCTGCTGTCTATAGAGATCGATTGAAATTTCTTCAGCAAATTCAAATGCAGCCAATGGATTTTTCTTTTGAAGAAGATGCAGATTTCTTCAGCATTGTACGTGAGGCAGACTTAGCATGCATTGGTGTACTATCTTTCAGAGATAAAGGTAACTATGGAAGCATTCCTTACTTCATTGAGAATTGTAGTGATCATCCAAATGATGAAATTTTATCCACCTTTTTGGTCAATTTGTATAATCCAGTTAATACACCACCAGCGCAAATTTACGTTCCCGATTTTATTAAGGATAAGGAAATTATAGAACAAGCACTTTATGCTCTTACTCAAAAATCAATAAAAGTTTTGTATGCGAAAAATAGTAAAGAGCGTGATTTGTTGAATTTTATTTACAATAATTCTAAGCATAGCCTAGAGCAGAAGCTTACTGATTATAGAAATAACCTAGAAAAGCTCGAAGAGCTTAGGAAGATTTTCTTGTTACCAAATATTCCAAAGCGTATCGAGGTTTATGATAATAGCCATATATCTGGAAATCAACAAGTTGGTGTGATGATTGTTGCAGGGCAGGAAGGTTTTTTAAAAAGTGAATACAAAAAATTTACTATAAAAGAAGAAAGTTCAGGTGATGACTATAAAATGATGAGAGAAGTGCTGACTAGACGTTTCTCTGGCAATATAAAAGATATAATCCCTGATTTTTTACTGATTGATGGCGGTCCAGGACATGTTTCCATAGTGCAGAATGTATTGGAAATATTGAATATAAAAGTTCCTTTTGCTTGTATGGCGAAAGGTCATGATCGTAATGCAGGAAATGAAAGATTTTATGTGCCGGACAGAGAAGAATTTACTCTAGCAAGTGACAGCAAGGTCATGCTTTATTTACAATTGCTGCGTAATGAAGCTCACCGTTTTGCGATAACTTCGCATAGAAAAAAACGCGATAAACAGTTTTTTGCTTCACAATTAAGTAAAATATCCGGTGTTGGCAGTAAAAGAAAAAAGGCACTCATGTCTCATTTTGGTTCGGTAGAAAATATAAGCAAAGCTTCTCTAGCTGAAATTCAAAACGTACCTGGAATTAGTAAAGGTTTAGCAGAAATCATTCTTCAAAACGTGAATTCTAAGAAAGGTACTCCTAAATAG
- the nuoH gene encoding NADH-quinone oxidoreductase subunit NuoH, producing MYLIFDILFLLIPLLLSVAYLVYFERKVIGAIQLRHGPSVVGPFGLLQPFADAIKLIIKEPIIPFRANTILFIMAPMLTFILALISWAVIPFGAEIITENGQQVIIPKVIANINVGVLYVLAISSLGIYGIIIAGWSSNSNYAFLGSIRSAAQMISYEVSIGLIVATVVITTGTLNLGEMVVAKHNMPFWIDLLLMPIGIIFFISLLAETNRHPFDLPEAEAELVSGYNVEYSSMPFALFFLGEYANMILASAMMTIFFLGGWYPPLELSLLYKIPSLIWFVLKIVVLLFIFVWIRATIPRYRYDQLMRLGWKVFLPISVLWVILISGVLLFTGNLPGSNV from the coding sequence ATGTACTTGATATTTGATATTCTTTTTCTTCTTATTCCACTTTTGCTTTCAGTAGCATATTTAGTGTACTTTGAGCGTAAAGTTATTGGTGCAATTCAACTAAGGCATGGTCCAAGTGTAGTAGGGCCATTTGGGCTACTACAGCCATTTGCAGATGCTATCAAATTGATAATTAAAGAGCCGATAATACCATTTAGAGCAAACACCATACTGTTTATTATGGCTCCAATGCTCACCTTTATTTTAGCATTAATTTCCTGGGCAGTTATACCATTTGGAGCTGAAATAATTACAGAAAATGGACAGCAGGTAATAATCCCTAAGGTAATAGCAAATATTAATGTTGGAGTGCTTTATGTGCTAGCTATATCCTCTTTGGGAATATATGGCATTATTATTGCAGGCTGGTCTAGTAATTCTAATTATGCATTTCTTGGCTCTATAAGGTCAGCTGCTCAAATGATTTCATATGAAGTTTCAATAGGTCTAATAGTTGCTACAGTTGTTATTACAACTGGCACATTAAATCTTGGAGAGATGGTGGTAGCGAAACATAATATGCCATTTTGGATTGATTTATTACTAATGCCTATAGGAATAATATTTTTTATTTCTTTGCTTGCCGAAACTAATCGTCACCCATTTGACTTACCAGAAGCTGAAGCAGAGCTCGTCTCTGGGTATAACGTCGAGTATTCATCAATGCCTTTTGCTCTCTTTTTCTTGGGAGAATATGCAAATATGATTTTAGCAAGCGCTATGATGACAATATTCTTTCTAGGAGGGTGGTATCCTCCATTAGAGCTTAGTTTGCTGTATAAAATTCCTAGTTTAATCTGGTTTGTTTTGAAGATAGTTGTACTTTTGTTTATATTTGTTTGGATTAGAGCTACAATACCTCGTTATCGTTATGATCAATTAATGCGTCTTGGTTGGAAAGTATTTTTGCCAATATCGGTACTTTGGGTAATACTCATTTCAGGAGTGTTGCTTTTTACTGGGAATTTGCCTGGATCCAATGTTTAA
- the nuoG gene encoding NADH-quinone oxidoreductase subunit NuoG, with the protein MVKVTINSKECEVEHGLTIIQACEVVGVEIPRFCYHERLAIAGNCRMCLVEVEGGSPKPVASCAMPVAEGMVIHTDTPKVKKAREGMLEFLLINHPLDCPICDQGGECDLQDITMAYGKGTSRLDGHKRAVPKKHFGPLIETAMNRCIHCTRCVRFLSDVAGTNELGGIGRGENVEISTYIKRHISSELSGNIIDLCPVGALTSKPYSFTARPWELSHCETIDVLDAVGSSIRVDYRGLEVMRILPRLSEEVNEEWISDKTRFAYDGLKVQRLDQPYVKKDGKLAPVDWNEALTVAAKKLKNTKSNKIAAIAGDLADCESMLLLKEVMQKLGSGNIDCRQDGAKLIPNNRGSYVFNTTIEGIENADLCLLINTNPRIEAPIINARLRKRYLQGNFTIANIGPNLEYLYNVERLGDGPNVLKEIEEGNHKFCELLSAAQNPMLIIGQDALIRDDSESVLALAGKIAEKFNMIRDDWNGFNVLHKAAARVGGLDIGFVPSEGGKDINQMLKQAESGEIEVVYLLGADEIDISKLESTFVIYQGHHGDSGAHIADVILPGAAYTEKYATYVNTEGRVQRTNLAVFPPGEAKEDWLIIKNLSQYLGLSLLYDNLFDVRKKLYTIGPQFRDADQVVKNKWVPITCDEIKLSNISFTLKKCNFYMTDSISRASKIMADCTKDFYEHST; encoded by the coding sequence GTGGTTAAAGTTACTATTAATTCTAAGGAATGTGAAGTAGAGCATGGGCTCACTATAATTCAAGCTTGTGAAGTTGTGGGCGTTGAAATTCCACGTTTCTGTTATCATGAGCGTTTAGCAATTGCTGGTAACTGCAGAATGTGTTTGGTTGAAGTGGAGGGTGGATCTCCAAAACCAGTAGCCTCTTGTGCAATGCCAGTTGCAGAAGGGATGGTTATTCACACTGATACCCCTAAGGTTAAAAAAGCACGTGAAGGTATGCTTGAGTTTTTGCTAATTAACCACCCGCTTGATTGCCCAATTTGCGATCAAGGTGGTGAATGCGATTTGCAAGATATCACGATGGCTTATGGGAAAGGAACCAGCAGACTTGATGGGCATAAGAGGGCTGTGCCAAAAAAACACTTCGGACCACTGATTGAGACTGCGATGAATCGATGCATTCATTGCACTCGGTGTGTTAGATTTTTGTCTGATGTTGCAGGTACAAATGAACTTGGAGGAATCGGAAGGGGAGAAAATGTAGAGATTAGCACTTACATAAAAAGGCATATTAGTTCTGAATTATCTGGAAATATCATAGATCTCTGCCCGGTAGGGGCTTTAACTTCAAAGCCTTACTCCTTTACAGCGCGTCCATGGGAGCTATCACATTGTGAGACTATAGATGTGCTAGATGCTGTGGGAAGTAGCATTAGAGTTGATTATCGTGGCCTGGAAGTTATGCGAATATTACCAAGGCTGAGCGAAGAGGTAAATGAAGAATGGATATCAGATAAAACGCGTTTTGCCTATGATGGACTAAAAGTTCAGCGTCTTGATCAACCTTATGTAAAAAAAGATGGTAAATTAGCCCCAGTTGATTGGAATGAAGCACTAACTGTTGCTGCAAAGAAATTAAAGAATACAAAATCAAATAAAATAGCTGCAATTGCAGGTGATTTAGCAGATTGTGAGTCTATGCTTCTACTCAAAGAAGTGATGCAGAAGCTCGGCTCGGGGAATATAGATTGTAGGCAAGATGGAGCAAAGCTTATACCAAATAATCGTGGGTCATATGTATTCAACACCACTATTGAGGGTATAGAAAATGCAGATTTATGTCTGCTTATAAATACAAATCCAAGAATAGAAGCACCAATAATTAACGCAAGATTGAGAAAGAGATATTTACAAGGTAATTTCACTATTGCAAATATTGGTCCTAATCTTGAATATCTATATAATGTTGAAAGATTAGGTGATGGTCCAAACGTTCTAAAAGAAATAGAAGAGGGAAATCACAAATTCTGCGAGTTACTGAGTGCGGCTCAGAACCCTATGCTAATTATCGGTCAAGATGCATTAATAAGAGATGATTCTGAATCAGTTTTAGCTCTAGCTGGCAAAATTGCAGAAAAATTTAACATGATCAGAGATGACTGGAATGGCTTTAACGTACTGCATAAGGCTGCAGCAAGGGTTGGTGGACTCGATATTGGATTTGTTCCTAGCGAAGGTGGAAAAGACATTAATCAGATGCTAAAACAGGCAGAAAGTGGTGAGATAGAAGTAGTTTATCTTCTTGGCGCAGATGAAATTGATATATCAAAGTTAGAAAGTACATTTGTAATTTATCAAGGCCATCATGGTGATAGTGGAGCACACATAGCAGATGTTATTCTACCTGGAGCTGCTTACACAGAGAAATATGCAACTTATGTAAATACTGAAGGGCGAGTACAGAGAACAAATTTAGCTGTTTTTCCTCCTGGTGAAGCAAAGGAAGATTGGTTGATTATAAAAAATTTATCCCAATATTTGGGCCTTTCCTTACTATACGATAATTTATTTGATGTGAGGAAGAAATTATACACTATTGGTCCACAGTTTAGAGATGCTGACCAAGTGGTGAAAAACAAATGGGTACCAATTACCTGTGATGAAATAAAATTAAGTAATATCTCTTTCACTCTAAAAAAGTGTAATTTTTATATGACAGACTCAATAAGTCGCGCTTCAAAAATAATGGCAGATTGTACTAAGGATTTTTATGAACACTCTACTTAA
- a CDS encoding glycine--tRNA ligase subunit alpha: protein MNLQDIIKGLQDFWVDEGCTILHPYTSEVGAGTLHPATIMSAIDEKSTKIAYLQPVIRPADGRYGDNPNRLYQHHQYQVIIKPSGSNLQDIYLNSLKALGVSTKEYDIKFIEDDWENPSVGASGLGWEVTCNGMEVTQLTYIQQVGGIDCRIIPGEVAYGLERLAMCIQGVDNVYDIMWNGSGATYGDIFKQREREFSYLALDYYDTKVVQQQFEDTEKLCKFLVEKELPIAAYDQCIKTSHLLNLLDARGVLGVNERTAYIGRVRELTKKCCELYRAK, encoded by the coding sequence GTGAATCTACAAGATATAATAAAGGGATTACAAGATTTTTGGGTAGATGAAGGGTGTACTATACTTCATCCATATACGTCTGAAGTTGGAGCTGGAACACTACATCCCGCAACAATCATGTCAGCGATTGACGAAAAATCAACAAAAATTGCGTATCTACAACCAGTAATCAGACCTGCAGATGGACGCTATGGCGACAACCCTAATCGTTTATATCAGCATCATCAATACCAAGTTATAATAAAACCATCTGGCAGCAATTTGCAAGATATTTACTTAAATAGCTTAAAAGCTCTTGGTGTATCGACAAAAGAATATGATATTAAGTTTATTGAAGATGATTGGGAAAACCCAAGTGTTGGTGCATCCGGTCTTGGTTGGGAGGTTACATGCAACGGAATGGAAGTAACACAACTTACTTATATACAGCAAGTGGGAGGTATTGACTGCAGAATAATTCCTGGTGAAGTAGCATATGGGTTAGAGCGTTTAGCAATGTGCATACAGGGTGTAGATAATGTTTACGACATAATGTGGAACGGTAGCGGTGCAACTTATGGAGATATTTTTAAACAAAGAGAGCGAGAGTTTTCTTACCTGGCACTTGATTATTATGATACTAAAGTAGTACAACAGCAGTTTGAGGATACAGAAAAACTGTGTAAATTCCTTGTTGAAAAAGAATTGCCGATAGCAGCTTATGACCAATGTATTAAAACGAGCCATCTACTTAATCTACTTGATGCAAGAGGTGTGCTTGGTGTGAATGAACGTACAGCCTATATTGGTAGAGTGAGAGAGTTAACAAAAAAATGCTGTGAATTATATAGAGCAAAGTAG